One genomic region from Streptomyces sp. NBC_00582 encodes:
- a CDS encoding cell division protein SepF, whose protein sequence is MGSVRKASAWLGLVDDNDDERYYDDDYSEGTDSQDAWVTDPRVKVASDTAEEKGRRIGTVTPDSFRDARLIGELFREGVPVIMNLTAMEAADAKRVVDFAAGLIFGLRGSIERVSTRVFLLTPSNTEIVNGDPAGHRTDGFFNQS, encoded by the coding sequence ATGGGATCGGTGCGCAAGGCAAGTGCCTGGCTTGGCCTCGTCGACGACAACGATGACGAGCGTTACTACGACGACGACTACTCCGAGGGGACCGATTCGCAGGACGCCTGGGTCACCGACCCGCGCGTCAAGGTCGCCTCGGACACGGCCGAGGAGAAGGGCCGCCGGATCGGCACCGTCACCCCGGACAGCTTCCGGGACGCGCGGCTGATCGGCGAGCTGTTCCGCGAGGGCGTGCCGGTCATCATGAACCTCACGGCCATGGAGGCGGCCGACGCCAAGCGCGTCGTCGACTTCGCGGCCGGGCTGATCTTCGGACTGCGCGGTTCGATCGAGCGGGTCTCGACCCGGGTGTTCCTGCTGACGCCGTCCAACACGGAGATCGTGAACGGCGATCCGGCCGGGCACCGCACGGACGGTTTCTTCAACCAGAGCTGA
- a CDS encoding DUF5685 family protein, with translation MFGIVRPCGHRLGERLKAEWMAHLCGLCLALRGDHGQFARVVTNYDGLLISVLTDAQVGTATGRRRTAGPCPLRGMRTASVAQGEGARLAAAVSLVLASAKVRDHVADGDGLLARRPVAVAARRVARSWGRAGERGGAAVGFDTAVLVDAVDRQVGLEALAGPGTSLLTVTEPTETATAAAFAHTAVLAGRPGNAVPLAEAGRLFGRLAHLLDAVEDQAADARAGAWNPLTATGTPLTEARRLADDALHGIRLALKDVEFVDRGLAHLLLAHELERSVDRAFGTTSCGHTHPGAAQEGRAAFGPPPQMPAPPKQPRGLLAGCAVAIGLFCTCQVCCADEFEGPWSRKKHEGCCSNCDCGNCDCGCGDCCDGCDCCGCDCSC, from the coding sequence ATGTTCGGAATCGTCAGACCGTGCGGTCACCGGCTCGGTGAGCGGCTCAAGGCCGAGTGGATGGCGCATCTGTGCGGACTCTGTCTCGCGCTGCGCGGCGACCACGGCCAGTTCGCGCGGGTCGTCACCAACTACGACGGGCTGCTCATCTCGGTCCTGACGGATGCTCAGGTGGGTACGGCGACCGGTCGGCGGCGTACGGCGGGCCCGTGCCCGTTGCGCGGGATGCGCACCGCCTCCGTCGCCCAGGGCGAGGGGGCGCGGCTCGCGGCGGCCGTCTCGCTGGTGCTGGCCTCGGCCAAGGTGCGCGACCATGTCGCCGACGGGGACGGGCTGCTGGCCCGGCGTCCGGTCGCCGTCGCCGCCCGCAGGGTCGCCCGGAGCTGGGGGAGGGCGGGGGAGCGCGGCGGGGCCGCGGTCGGCTTCGACACGGCGGTCCTGGTGGACGCCGTGGACCGGCAGGTCGGCCTGGAGGCGCTGGCCGGGCCCGGCACTTCACTGCTGACCGTCACCGAGCCGACCGAGACCGCCACGGCCGCCGCCTTCGCCCACACCGCCGTCCTGGCGGGCCGGCCGGGCAACGCCGTCCCGCTCGCGGAGGCCGGGCGGCTGTTCGGACGGCTGGCGCATCTGCTGGACGCCGTCGAGGACCAGGCCGCCGACGCGCGGGCAGGCGCCTGGAATCCGCTCACGGCCACCGGGACCCCGCTCACCGAGGCCCGGAGGCTCGCCGACGACGCCCTGCACGGGATACGGCTCGCACTGAAGGACGTCGAGTTCGTGGACCGCGGGCTGGCGCATCTGCTGCTCGCGCACGAGCTGGAGCGGTCGGTGGACCGGGCGTTCGGGACGACCTCGTGCGGGCACACGCACCCGGGGGCCGCGCAGGAGGGCCGGGCCGCGTTCGGGCCCCCGCCGCAGATGCCCGCGCCGCCCAAGCAGCCGCGGGGGCTGCTCGCCGGGTGCGCCGTCGCGATCGGGCTGTTCTGCACCTGCCAGGTGTGCTGTGCCGACGAGTTCGAGGGTCCCTGGTCGCGGAAGAAGCACGAGGGCTGCTGCTCCAACTGTGACTGCGGGAACTGCGACTGCGGGTGCGGTGACTGCTGCGACGGGTGCGACTGCTGCGGCTGCGACTGCTCCTGCTGA
- a CDS encoding GTP-binding protein produces the protein MPGRSEKTVPLAVKIVVSGGLGVGKTTFIGAVSEIEPLDTEAAITQVSVGVDSLEGVETKTRTTVALDFGRITLDPAIALYLFGTPGQGRFSFLWDDLVEGALGTVVLADTRRLEECFPAVDYFEAQEAPFVLAVNRFDGAERCGLDEVRGVLGLDPDVPVLECDARERGSVRDVLGVLMDRVIGVRGSSGARASSGVR, from the coding sequence ATGCCCGGGCGCTCAGAGAAGACTGTGCCGCTTGCCGTCAAGATCGTGGTGAGCGGGGGGCTCGGGGTCGGTAAGACGACCTTCATCGGAGCCGTCTCCGAGATCGAGCCCCTCGACACCGAGGCGGCCATCACCCAGGTGTCGGTGGGAGTCGACTCCTTGGAGGGCGTGGAGACCAAGACCAGGACCACCGTCGCGCTCGACTTCGGGCGGATCACCCTCGACCCGGCCATCGCGCTGTATCTGTTCGGGACGCCCGGGCAGGGACGGTTCTCGTTCCTGTGGGACGACCTGGTGGAGGGCGCCCTCGGGACGGTCGTCCTCGCGGACACGCGCCGGCTCGAGGAGTGCTTTCCGGCGGTCGACTACTTCGAGGCCCAGGAGGCGCCGTTCGTGCTCGCCGTGAACCGCTTCGACGGGGCCGAGCGGTGCGGGTTGGACGAGGTGCGGGGGGTGCTGGGGCTGGACCCCGATGTGCCGGTGCTGGAGTGCGATGCCCGGGAGCGGGGGTCTGTGCGGGACGTGCTGGGGGTGTTGATGGATCGGGTCATCGGGGTGCGGGGTTCTTCGGGGGCGCGGGCTTCCTCCGGGGTGCGCTGA